GCAAGGTGAAAAATATTTAATGTTGCATATTAAACTCTAAATAAAATTACACACCAAGTCATATTTTTATTACACACAGTTTTGTCTTATTGAGTCAATAAAAATTTTGTTAAAATAAGGGCACATTGAGTGAAATGTGTGGATAACTATGGGGATAGTGTGCATAAAAGACAATGTCAAATTTTATGAAAAATGTCCTATTTTTCAATTATCTAATAAAAAACATTTTTATTTTTACTAAAATACGCCTTAAAATAAAGGAATTATAGCTTGTTGGCGCGATAAGACGAGAAGAAACAAAAAATCATAAAGTTAAGTCGCCTATCAGCCAAAATAATTTTTTAAAGCAGGGGGCAAGCTGGCATAATAAACGCTTATTGAGTCAAATGGTTTCACAAAATAACATTATCGGGACACTCGGGGAAAGTATTGCTTGTAGATTTCTGTCAAACAAGGGATTCTCCATTGTTAAAAAAAATTACCGGAAAAAGTGGGGAGAAATTGATATTATTGCAAAAAAAGATAGTATCATTCATTTTGTTGAAGTAAAGTCTGTTTCTCGAGCCCATGGTTATGGAGGTATTAATAATGCGAACGATGAATTTATGCCTGAAGAAAATATCCATCCTGAAAAAATAAGAAGACTCTTGAGGACAATTAATTCATATATATCAGAAAAACATTTACACAATAAAGACATAGAGTGGCAACTTGATGCCCTTGTTGTAGTGTTGGATCAAAATGAGAAAAAAGCTCATGTAAGGGTTGTTGAAAATATTACGACATAGTATCGTTTGATTAACCACATATACTTTGAGTTCATTGGTCCCCTGTGTTAATATCTTCTCTACGTTATCGCTTGGGTCAAAAGAGAGTTTAACGCGGGGGTGTAGTATATATGATTTGGGATTAATTTCTATCTCGGGGCGTAGTATAGTGGTAGTATATATGCTTTGGGAGCATAGGGTCCGAGTTCGATTCTCGGCGCCCCGAGATAGAAATTAATCGAATTTTTTCTAACTTTTTTATGACCATAGAGATGTGCACAGGTAAAATTGATTGATATCCTATATATTTTGTATAATGGAGTTTACACAACCTCTTGCGGTTGTTTCAGTGGATTGTACTAAATACAATGATCGACCAAGATACTCAAAAAACGAACTTTAATAACGTGTGGTGCGAAAATGGAATAGTCTACTACACCATAAGCGCACCTGTTGACGAAAAGGAGGCAGTACGGCTTGATACAGTCGGAGAGGGATTTATCAATACAGGAGAAGCATCTTTTGTATTAATCAACATTGAAAAGTCGAAAGAATTTTCATCATCAGCGCGAAAGGCGTGGGTGAAGTTTTTACAAAATCCAAAAATCAAGAGAACCGCAATGTTTGGAGGAAATGTTTTTGTGCGCACTCTCGCATCGTTTGTGATTGCTGCTGCGGGAAAAGAAAACATCAAGTTTTTTGGAACCGAGCAAGAGGCGCTTGGGTGGCTTCACTCTACCAGTTCTTAATGTTCCTAGTTTCAAATAGCTTTGCACATTTATTTGATGTACAATAATTAGTAATCTTAATAATATAATATTATCAACCATGAAGAAGCTTACTTGTAG
The sequence above is drawn from the bacterium genome and encodes:
- a CDS encoding STAS/SEC14 domain-containing protein, which encodes MIDQDTQKTNFNNVWCENGIVYYTISAPVDEKEAVRLDTVGEGFINTGEASFVLINIEKSKEFSSSARKAWVKFLQNPKIKRTAMFGGNVFVRTLASFVIAAAGKENIKFFGTEQEALGWLHSTSS
- a CDS encoding YraN family protein yields the protein MVSQNNIIGTLGESIACRFLSNKGFSIVKKNYRKKWGEIDIIAKKDSIIHFVEVKSVSRAHGYGGINNANDEFMPEENIHPEKIRRLLRTINSYISEKHLHNKDIEWQLDALVVVLDQNEKKAHVRVVENITT